The following proteins come from a genomic window of Sulfitobacter indolifex:
- a CDS encoding aspartate/glutamate racemase family protein, which translates to MTIYIINPNSSQHVTQGIDRAIDPMRAASPVPITARTLAEGPPGIETQAHVDGVVGPMLAHCAALENQASAFVVACFSDPGLAALREQSSRPVLGIAEAAVLTAMTLGQRFGILSILRRSIPRHMRYFGAMGVMDRLAGDEPLELGVLELADETRTFERLKTVGTSLRDGAGADVLILGCAGMTAFRSDLETQLGIPVVEPCQAATAMAIGRVALQQTR; encoded by the coding sequence ATGACGATCTACATCATCAACCCCAACAGCAGTCAACATGTGACACAAGGCATCGACCGCGCAATTGATCCGATGCGCGCCGCCAGCCCTGTGCCGATCACCGCCCGCACACTGGCCGAAGGCCCGCCGGGGATCGAAACGCAGGCGCATGTTGATGGCGTCGTGGGGCCCATGCTCGCGCATTGTGCCGCGTTGGAAAATCAGGCCAGCGCCTTTGTCGTCGCTTGTTTCTCTGACCCCGGGCTTGCCGCCCTTCGCGAGCAATCGAGCCGCCCTGTGCTTGGCATTGCCGAGGCCGCGGTGCTGACGGCCATGACCCTTGGCCAACGGTTCGGCATCCTGTCGATCCTGCGCCGCTCGATCCCCCGTCACATGCGGTATTTCGGTGCCATGGGCGTGATGGACCGGCTGGCGGGTGATGAACCGCTGGAACTGGGCGTGCTGGAATTGGCCGATGAGACCCGCACCTTCGAGCGGCTCAAGACTGTCGGCACCAGCCTGCGCGATGGGGCCGGTGCCGATGTTCTGATCCTCGGCTGCGCTGGCATGACCGCCTTTCGCAGCGACCTTGAAACACAGCTTGGCATTCCCGTGGTTGAACCCTGCCAAGCCGCGACGGCCATGGCCATTGGCCGGGTCGCCTTACAACAGACACGATAG
- a CDS encoding dihydrodipicolinate synthase family protein, giving the protein MSALTADAKGVFVIAVTPFHPDGRIDMESCDRMVDFYLEAGATGLTVLGMMGEAPKLTVEESREVVARILARVGGRVPVVVGVSAPGFAQIDTLTRAVMELGAAGVMVAPPGSLRTDDQIVNYYTQVAELLGDVPFVLQDFPLVTGVQIAPKVIARIVNDLPTCVCLKHEDWPGLEKISALRAEGVLTRPLSILCGNGGLFLPEEMARGADGAMTGFAYPEMMADVVALYTKGEIDRMQDIFDAYLPLARFEQQPGLGLAIRKYTLAKRGIIAHDAQRRPGAPLTDATRAEVDRLIARQEKRLKELN; this is encoded by the coding sequence ATGTCCGCACTCACAGCAGACGCTAAGGGCGTCTTTGTCATTGCCGTCACCCCCTTCCACCCCGATGGCCGGATCGACATGGAAAGCTGCGACCGGATGGTCGACTTCTATCTTGAGGCCGGAGCCACGGGGCTCACTGTTCTAGGCATGATGGGCGAAGCACCCAAGCTCACGGTCGAGGAATCCCGCGAGGTCGTGGCGCGTATATTGGCCCGCGTGGGGGGGCGTGTGCCGGTGGTTGTCGGCGTCTCCGCGCCCGGCTTCGCGCAGATCGATACGCTCACCCGCGCGGTAATGGAGCTGGGCGCGGCTGGCGTGATGGTCGCCCCGCCGGGCAGCCTGCGCACCGACGATCAGATTGTGAACTACTATACGCAAGTCGCCGAACTGCTTGGCGATGTGCCCTTTGTTCTTCAGGATTTCCCGCTGGTTACCGGCGTTCAGATCGCGCCCAAAGTGATTGCGCGGATCGTCAATGATCTGCCCACTTGTGTCTGCCTCAAACACGAAGATTGGCCCGGTCTGGAAAAGATCAGCGCCCTGCGCGCCGAGGGGGTACTCACCCGCCCGCTGTCGATCCTTTGTGGCAATGGAGGTCTGTTCCTGCCCGAAGAAATGGCCCGCGGGGCCGATGGGGCGATGACCGGCTTTGCCTATCCCGAGATGATGGCCGACGTGGTGGCTCTCTATACCAAGGGCGAGATCGACCGGATGCAGGACATCTTTGACGCCTATCTGCCGCTCGCGCGTTTCGAGCAGCAGCCCGGTCTGGGGCTGGCGATCCGCAAATACACGCTCGCGAAGCGGGGCATCATCGCCCACGACGCGCAGCGCCGCCCCGGCGCGCCGTTGACCGATGCCACCCGTGCCGAGGTCGACCGACTGATCGCACGGCAAGAAAAACGACTAAAGGAATTGAACTGA